The following proteins are co-located in the Dromiciops gliroides isolate mDroGli1 chromosome 2, mDroGli1.pri, whole genome shotgun sequence genome:
- the SAP30L gene encoding histone deacetylase complex subunit SAP30L, whose amino-acid sequence MNGFSTEEDSREGPPAPAPAPTPAAAPAPAPGYGQSCCLIEDGERCVRPAGNASFSKRIQKSISQKKLRLDIDKSVRHLYICDFHKNFIQSVRNKRKRKTSDDGGDSPEHETDIPEVDLYQLQVNTLRRYKRHYKLQTRPGFNKAQLAETVSRHFRNIPVNEKETLAYFIYMVKSNKSRLDQKAESNKQLE is encoded by the exons atGAACGGCTTCAGCACGGAGGAGGACAGCCGGGAAGGGCCCccagccccggccccggcccccaCGCCCGCCGCTGCGCCCGCGCCCGCCCCCGGCTACGGCCAGAGCTGCTGCCTGATCGAGGACGGGGAGCGCTGCGTCCGGCCTGCCGGCAACGCCTCCTTCAGCAAGAGGATCCAGAAGAGCATCTCGCAGAAGAAACTCAGACTGGACATCGACAAGAGC GTAAGACATCTGTATATCTGTGATTTTCACAAAAATTTCATCCAGAGCGTAcgaaataaaaggaagagaaagaccaGTGATGATGGTGGAGATTCTCCTGAGCATGAAACAGACATCCCTGAG GTTGATTTGTACCAGTTGCAGGTGAATACATTGAGGCGCTACAAAAGGCATTACAAGTTGCAGACCAGACCAGGATTCAACAAGGCACAGCTAGCAGAA ACTGTCAGCCGTCACTTCCGGAACATCCCAGTGAACGAGAAAGAGACCCTTGCTTATTTTATCTATATGGTGAAGAGTAACAAGAGTAGACTGGACCAGAAAGCAGAGAGTAACAAGCAACTGGAATGA